In Pseudothermotoga hypogea DSM 11164 = NBRC 106472, the following are encoded in one genomic region:
- a CDS encoding tripartite tricarboxylate transporter TctB family protein: MEAKDRYLAIIVLVFGLVYTLASWNLPRAPVGNPFGPVYFPLGLGVLVSVIGLLMLVQSLRTRQETARKPSKLSVRMWIAVLFCVGYALVFNRVGFMISTFVFLTSFLLLLNGFKKWLMSLSIALLYTIGVWYLFEKVFLINLP, from the coding sequence GTGGAGGCAAAAGACAGATACCTTGCGATAATCGTGCTTGTCTTCGGCTTAGTTTACACTTTGGCATCTTGGAACTTACCCAGAGCCCCGGTGGGAAATCCCTTTGGACCAGTATATTTTCCGTTGGGTCTGGGAGTGCTTGTGAGTGTTATAGGTTTGTTGATGCTCGTTCAGAGTCTGAGAACACGCCAGGAAACGGCTCGCAAGCCCAGCAAGCTCTCAGTACGAATGTGGATCGCTGTTTTATTTTGCGTGGGCTATGCTTTGGTGTTCAATCGAGTTGGTTTCATGATATCCACTTTCGTGTTTCTCACATCTTTTTTGTTGTTGCTGAACGGATTCAAGAAATGGTTGATGTCTCTCAGTATCGCCCTGCTCTACACGATCGGTGTTTGGTATCTGTTCGAAAAGGTTTTCCTGATAAACCTTCCTTAG
- a CDS encoding tripartite tricarboxylate transporter substrate binding protein, with the protein MKVKIVLLIISMLLVTTIFAETYPAKPLNFIAPGGPGGGWDTTIRVVAQVLKETGLVTQPIVVTNMPGGGGGVGLAHMQTKKGDPYTIIVFSPPLLLINLTGQTQYSFKDLTPLAMLIHDYGAFAVSKKSKYNSITEVMDALKKDPKSVRVGGISAFGSMDHIQFLIAARAAGVTNLKDITYVSFQEGEHLAALLGGHIDVLSTGLAEVTTALQTGTIKVLAITSPQRVSGALATVPTLKEEGIDAEFVNWRGLFGPPEMPEYAVEYWINTLSKMVQTIEWERVVAKYNWTKAFMPGKEFMNYLEKVNEDYKVVLKELGLYKGE; encoded by the coding sequence ATGAAGGTGAAAATTGTTCTGCTGATCATCTCGATGTTACTCGTCACCACAATCTTCGCTGAAACGTACCCGGCAAAGCCGCTGAACTTCATCGCACCTGGTGGTCCAGGAGGTGGATGGGACACCACGATAAGAGTCGTCGCACAGGTTTTGAAAGAAACAGGACTGGTGACCCAGCCGATCGTCGTCACCAACATGCCCGGTGGTGGCGGTGGAGTGGGCCTGGCACACATGCAGACCAAGAAGGGTGATCCTTACACGATCATAGTCTTTTCGCCTCCACTTCTTCTGATCAACCTCACTGGACAAACCCAGTACTCGTTCAAGGACCTTACCCCTCTGGCGATGTTGATACACGATTACGGTGCCTTCGCGGTGTCAAAGAAGTCCAAGTATAACAGCATCACTGAGGTTATGGATGCTTTGAAGAAAGATCCAAAGAGCGTCAGGGTTGGTGGCATCTCCGCGTTCGGGTCGATGGACCACATACAGTTTTTGATCGCGGCACGAGCGGCAGGTGTGACGAACCTCAAAGACATAACCTATGTTTCCTTCCAGGAAGGCGAACATCTGGCTGCTCTGCTTGGGGGACACATCGATGTGCTCTCAACGGGTCTTGCAGAGGTGACGACTGCGCTTCAAACTGGTACGATCAAGGTTCTTGCCATCACCTCTCCTCAACGTGTCTCTGGCGCTCTTGCTACTGTTCCAACACTCAAAGAGGAAGGCATAGATGCCGAATTCGTGAACTGGCGTGGTCTGTTCGGACCGCCAGAGATGCCCGAATACGCTGTAGAATACTGGATAAACACGCTCTCGAAGATGGTTCAAACAATTGAATGGGAAAGGGTTGTAGCAAAGTACAACTGGACCAAGGCGTTCATGCCGGGCAAAGAGTTCATGAATTACCTGGAAAAGGTCAACGAAGATTACAAAGTGGTGCTCAAAGAACTTGGACTGTACAAGGGTGAATGA
- a CDS encoding GntR family transcriptional regulator gives METIERRSLKEEVLTKIKEFITKGRYVPGQRIVIDALAKELGVSVTPVREALHHLAAEGLVSVEPRKGFTVKKWEPKEIEDLLYLRMYLEKLACRLFIERASEQDIEELSMIVKQMDNAVQTSDLEALTMFNSQFHKKIVRGSGNEELLKIMESLSAKLHRVRILSLSYPGRMEQSCVEHKAIFDAIVERNIPLAEQRVEEHIKKVMATLLKRAQEGLI, from the coding sequence ATGGAAACCATAGAAAGAAGATCGTTGAAGGAAGAGGTTCTCACGAAGATCAAAGAGTTCATAACCAAGGGTCGATACGTACCTGGCCAGAGGATCGTTATCGATGCGCTGGCGAAGGAACTCGGTGTGAGTGTTACACCCGTCAGAGAAGCGTTGCACCATCTCGCGGCCGAAGGCTTGGTCTCGGTTGAACCAAGAAAAGGGTTCACCGTGAAGAAATGGGAACCCAAGGAAATAGAAGATTTACTCTATCTGAGAATGTATCTTGAAAAACTCGCCTGCAGGTTGTTCATCGAGAGAGCTTCGGAACAAGATATTGAAGAGTTGTCAATGATTGTGAAACAGATGGACAACGCCGTTCAAACTTCAGATTTGGAAGCTCTGACGATGTTCAATTCGCAGTTCCACAAAAAAATAGTGCGAGGCTCTGGAAACGAGGAACTTCTGAAGATCATGGAGTCTCTGAGCGCGAAACTTCACAGGGTAAGAATCCTTTCACTTTCGTATCCAGGCAGGATGGAACAATCATGCGTTGAACATAAAGCGATTTTCGATGCCATCGTGGAAAGAAACATCCCTTTGGCTGAACAGAGGGTGGAAGAGCATATCAAGAAAGTGATGGCCACGCTTTTGAAAAGGGCCCAAGAGGGGTTGATCTGA
- a CDS encoding isocitrate lyase/PEP mutase family protein, producing MSEWKAFQKARKLREYLNEKGKLTLRVCAYDALSARLIQLAGFEVVGTTGYGISASLIGQPDIGLVGYAEMLERVRTIVNATDLPVDADIDTGYGNALNVYWTVKNFARIGVAGVRLEDQVWPKRCGHMEGKSIVSLEEMVNKIRAAVDAKNEENPELVIGARTDARSVAGFEEVLRRAKAYAQAGADYIYVEAPQSIEEIKTLVHEVPKPISFNIIPGGKTPLFDFNELVKVGITYLSIPMVCLYPATKAMMEALKALKEGDFQKVVELGVSWSEFNEIVGYSEWRKMESKYSG from the coding sequence ATGTCTGAGTGGAAAGCTTTCCAGAAAGCGCGCAAGCTTAGAGAATATCTCAACGAAAAGGGGAAACTGACCCTGAGGGTGTGCGCGTACGACGCGCTTTCGGCGAGGTTGATACAGCTTGCGGGATTTGAAGTGGTGGGTACCACAGGTTATGGGATATCCGCTTCTCTGATTGGTCAACCGGACATAGGTCTTGTGGGATACGCGGAGATGTTGGAAAGAGTCAGAACGATCGTCAACGCAACGGATCTTCCAGTCGATGCGGACATAGACACTGGTTATGGAAACGCCTTGAACGTGTACTGGACGGTGAAGAATTTTGCGAGGATAGGTGTTGCTGGAGTGCGATTGGAAGATCAGGTTTGGCCGAAGAGATGTGGCCACATGGAAGGAAAAAGCATCGTCTCGCTGGAAGAGATGGTCAACAAGATAAGAGCGGCTGTGGATGCGAAGAACGAGGAAAACCCCGAACTCGTCATAGGAGCAAGGACGGATGCAAGATCCGTTGCAGGTTTTGAAGAGGTTCTTCGCCGAGCGAAAGCTTACGCACAAGCTGGTGCGGATTACATCTACGTAGAAGCGCCACAATCTATAGAAGAAATCAAGACGTTGGTTCACGAAGTTCCAAAGCCAATTTCTTTCAACATCATACCTGGTGGCAAGACTCCTCTGTTCGATTTCAACGAGCTCGTCAAAGTGGGAATCACGTATCTGTCAATACCTATGGTGTGTTTGTATCCTGCTACGAAAGCAATGATGGAAGCTTTGAAAGCGTTGAAAGAAGGAGACTTTCAAAAAGTCGTCGAGCTCGGCGTGAGTTGGTCCGAGTTCAACGAGATCGTGGGTTACAGCGAATGGAGAAAGATGGAGTCGAAATATTCGGGTTGA
- a CDS encoding ABC transporter permease, which produces MRRYLLIRFLELIPIFFLISLIIFFILNAMPGDPLLTMRMENPRAMTRDPAKIAELRKYYHLDDPLIVRYGVWLWSFLKGDLGYSSMYKQPVLGIILKRLPNTLLLTVTAWVIGLIVAFPIGIYSAVKKYSFFDYFFTVLAFIGISLPTFWFALMAIIVFSVWLGWFPVTGVQTYGVSGFWNVFFDRLRHLALPALVLGLVQVAYWVRYIRTALLEVLDQDYIRTAYSKGADERRVILKHALRNALIPIITIIALDIPYFFGGALIIETIFSWPGMGRLIYEAVLASDYNLAINCLMFLAVITLLSNLLADILYVIVDPRIRLGAKAV; this is translated from the coding sequence TTGAGAAGGTATCTGTTGATAAGGTTCCTCGAGTTGATACCCATCTTCTTTCTGATCTCTCTGATCATCTTCTTCATCTTGAACGCCATGCCGGGAGATCCACTCTTGACCATGAGGATGGAAAATCCAAGAGCCATGACGAGAGATCCTGCCAAGATAGCGGAACTGAGGAAGTACTATCATCTGGACGATCCACTCATAGTGCGCTACGGCGTGTGGCTCTGGAGTTTCCTCAAAGGGGATCTGGGCTACTCTTCGATGTACAAACAACCGGTCCTTGGCATCATTCTGAAGAGACTTCCGAACACTCTGTTGCTGACGGTGACGGCATGGGTCATAGGTTTGATCGTCGCCTTTCCCATCGGTATCTATTCGGCGGTGAAGAAGTACTCCTTCTTCGACTATTTCTTCACCGTTCTGGCGTTCATCGGGATATCCTTACCAACCTTCTGGTTCGCCCTGATGGCCATAATCGTCTTTTCGGTGTGGCTGGGATGGTTCCCCGTGACGGGTGTACAGACCTACGGTGTCAGCGGCTTTTGGAACGTTTTCTTCGATCGCTTGAGACACTTGGCACTCCCGGCCCTCGTTCTCGGTTTGGTTCAAGTCGCCTACTGGGTCAGGTACATCAGGACCGCACTACTCGAGGTGCTCGATCAGGATTACATAAGGACTGCATACTCCAAGGGTGCTGACGAAAGAAGGGTAATTTTGAAACACGCGCTCAGGAACGCGCTCATTCCCATAATCACGATCATCGCTTTGGACATACCCTATTTCTTCGGCGGCGCACTGATCATCGAAACGATCTTTTCTTGGCCGGGCATGGGAAGACTCATCTACGAAGCGGTCTTGGCGAGCGATTACAACTTGGCGATCAACTGTTTGATGTTCCTTGCCGTGATCACCTTGCTTTCGAACTTGCTCGCGGACATACTGTACGTGATCGTCGATCCAAGGATCAGGTTGGGTGCGAAGGCGGTGTGA
- a CDS encoding peptide ABC transporter substrate-binding protein: MKKFLAVLLVSFLATLFFAQISLQEAAPVVQKLGILKAIDDTPLTWDEFHAAVAKAFPGKEGLVKKGSEPVLRKDFIMSLVKVLGLEQEAAKFTEICTLANDEDKVPPEAVGAFTLAFRSDRQLLDYRYGHLLEPFSPITKAEAARSFYQALYPPKRGGTIVTATVASPKGFNTLFTSSGLTWTLCNIIGDGYTGTDDNGFYHPRMIKRIPSLENGLIKILPDGSVAITFELRKGMKWHDGHPVTARDAKFQWEVMVSEAPITTNYFEKMVEKVEIIDDYTFTIYLPHPVPGMELGSSVYAYYYGWFQLPEHLFREDFEKAKASGNWDEFVQKVMFNPVMTGPYKFKEYVEGQYMVLEAFDEYYMGRPNIDRIIFKIIPDSDVIFASTLKGEIDFGRYTLDLKQSLQLQKERGDIFNVYFTPNVALWTLNLNFRDPNDLSKPHPLFFDVRVRQAILYALDRQQINQVVFFGLGQIMDTWITEIHIMRDALKGDHIKKYPYDPKKAEQLLAEAGWKKNRQGLLEKDGKVFEFTIIYGAGSSQAELMAQLIQGMLKKIGMNVKLEAKPALVIWEEAPMGKFDAWLTGWGYGVSDEALNYWGTDMIPSEENNWGGTNYTGWSNPENDKILEQMAKEVAYEKRVELYKKHFALWTNDLPVLPLISDPTPHFAKKYIKSFNSTYDSGLGWIIYNWYIDTEVR; the protein is encoded by the coding sequence GTGAAGAAGTTCCTGGCGGTCCTACTGGTTTCTTTCCTCGCAACTCTCTTCTTCGCGCAGATCAGCTTGCAAGAGGCGGCGCCCGTTGTTCAAAAACTCGGTATTCTCAAAGCCATCGACGACACACCGCTCACGTGGGACGAGTTCCACGCCGCTGTGGCGAAGGCTTTTCCTGGGAAAGAAGGGTTGGTCAAGAAGGGGTCTGAGCCTGTTCTCAGGAAAGATTTCATTATGAGCCTGGTCAAGGTGCTGGGACTTGAGCAGGAGGCGGCGAAGTTCACCGAGATATGCACGTTAGCCAACGACGAAGACAAAGTTCCACCTGAAGCGGTCGGTGCGTTCACGCTCGCTTTCAGGAGTGACAGACAACTTTTGGATTATCGATACGGTCATCTTTTGGAGCCATTCTCGCCCATCACGAAAGCTGAAGCCGCAAGATCTTTCTACCAGGCGCTCTATCCACCGAAACGTGGTGGAACGATCGTGACGGCGACCGTGGCAAGTCCAAAGGGTTTCAACACTCTCTTCACCTCTTCTGGACTGACATGGACGCTCTGCAACATCATAGGTGACGGTTACACAGGTACCGACGACAATGGGTTCTACCATCCAAGGATGATAAAGAGGATCCCGAGTCTCGAAAACGGCTTGATCAAGATCTTGCCAGATGGCTCGGTTGCGATCACGTTCGAGCTGAGAAAGGGCATGAAATGGCACGACGGTCATCCCGTCACGGCGAGAGATGCCAAGTTCCAGTGGGAAGTGATGGTCTCTGAGGCACCCATCACCACGAACTATTTCGAAAAGATGGTTGAAAAAGTCGAGATCATTGACGATTACACCTTCACTATTTATCTGCCACACCCAGTGCCGGGTATGGAACTCGGCTCATCCGTGTACGCTTACTACTACGGTTGGTTCCAATTGCCGGAGCATTTGTTCAGGGAAGATTTTGAAAAGGCGAAAGCGAGCGGAAATTGGGATGAATTCGTCCAGAAGGTCATGTTTAACCCAGTTATGACTGGCCCATACAAGTTCAAAGAGTATGTCGAAGGTCAGTACATGGTTCTCGAAGCGTTTGACGAATACTACATGGGAAGGCCGAACATCGATCGGATCATATTCAAGATCATCCCAGACAGCGATGTCATATTCGCCTCGACGTTGAAGGGTGAGATCGACTTCGGAAGATACACGCTGGATCTGAAGCAGAGCTTGCAATTACAGAAAGAAAGGGGCGACATCTTCAACGTCTACTTCACGCCAAACGTGGCGCTGTGGACGCTGAATCTCAACTTCAGAGATCCTAACGATCTGAGCAAGCCACACCCACTCTTCTTTGACGTGAGGGTCAGACAGGCCATACTCTATGCACTCGATCGTCAGCAGATAAACCAGGTCGTGTTCTTCGGACTCGGCCAGATCATGGATACTTGGATCACGGAGATACACATCATGAGGGACGCACTGAAAGGAGATCACATAAAGAAGTATCCTTACGATCCTAAGAAAGCGGAACAGTTGCTCGCCGAAGCGGGTTGGAAGAAGAACAGGCAAGGTTTACTGGAAAAGGATGGCAAGGTCTTTGAATTCACTATCATTTACGGTGCGGGAAGTAGCCAAGCTGAACTCATGGCACAGCTCATACAGGGTATGTTGAAGAAAATAGGTATGAACGTGAAGCTCGAAGCAAAACCTGCGCTTGTGATATGGGAAGAAGCGCCCATGGGCAAGTTCGACGCGTGGCTGACCGGTTGGGGCTACGGTGTGAGCGATGAAGCCTTGAACTACTGGGGTACAGACATGATACCGTCGGAAGAGAACAACTGGGGTGGCACCAACTACACAGGTTGGTCCAATCCAGAGAACGACAAGATACTCGAGCAGATGGCCAAGGAAGTTGCTTACGAAAAGAGGGTGGAACTCTACAAGAAACACTTCGCGCTGTGGACCAACGATCTACCCGTTCTGCCACTCATTTCTGATCCAACACCACACTTTGCGAAGAAATACATAAAGAGCTTCAACTCCACCTACGACAGCGGCCTTGGCTGGATCATCTACAACTGGTACATAGACACCGAAGTCAGATGA
- a CDS encoding M14 family zinc carboxypeptidase has protein sequence MNFEVLVKDIPDYKRFFSVDELDRRTDELAKKYPQIVEVSVAGFSRNGHPIKLIKIKGGSKNALLFGCPHPNEPIGAMMLDFLAEKLASDEAFRSQFDYTWYLIKVIDPDGTKLNEGWFSNPESIRRYAEHFYRPPGYLQVEWTFPVDYKTLHFHNPLPETKVLMDIIDETKPSFMYSLHNAGFGGVYYYISGEVPPLYEVYQRIPQLFNVPLSLGEPEVPYAKTLSKAVYKLFPISEEYDYLEKHASVDPAKIIKSGASSDEYASRVANTFSLVCEVPYYYDPRIEDTAETDMSRRQARRISWEKAKEHYEQIKGPFEHCASFEEAKKFAFYETLKNYIETMPAHLEAEKHWIETDPELERKATVAEVFDNLYVTQFYQSLSLGMLRRLMSSVLKVRNDEKLSKLKQHVDEMFEKKMEYLYKNLNYRAIPIKDLVAIQLLAGLYTANHLQAQGGF, from the coding sequence ATGAATTTTGAAGTCTTGGTGAAGGACATACCCGATTACAAGAGATTCTTCTCGGTTGATGAACTCGATCGAAGGACAGATGAACTTGCGAAGAAGTATCCACAAATCGTAGAAGTGAGCGTGGCAGGTTTCTCGAGGAACGGCCATCCAATAAAGCTGATCAAGATAAAGGGTGGTTCCAAGAACGCTTTGCTCTTCGGTTGTCCCCATCCGAACGAACCCATAGGTGCGATGATGTTGGATTTCCTCGCTGAAAAACTCGCCAGCGATGAAGCTTTCAGATCCCAGTTCGACTACACTTGGTATCTCATAAAGGTGATCGATCCAGACGGCACAAAGTTGAACGAAGGTTGGTTTTCAAATCCTGAATCGATCAGAAGGTACGCGGAACACTTCTACAGACCCCCGGGATATCTTCAGGTGGAATGGACCTTTCCTGTGGACTACAAGACGTTGCACTTCCACAATCCGTTGCCAGAAACTAAGGTTTTGATGGACATCATAGACGAGACGAAGCCATCCTTCATGTACTCTCTGCACAACGCCGGCTTTGGAGGTGTTTATTACTACATCAGTGGAGAAGTTCCACCTCTGTACGAAGTTTATCAGAGAATACCTCAACTTTTCAACGTGCCACTCTCACTCGGTGAGCCGGAAGTTCCGTATGCAAAAACTCTGTCCAAGGCGGTGTACAAACTCTTTCCGATAAGTGAAGAGTACGACTATCTTGAGAAACATGCGAGTGTGGATCCTGCAAAGATCATAAAATCTGGCGCCAGCTCCGACGAGTACGCGAGCAGGGTTGCGAACACCTTTTCTTTGGTGTGTGAAGTACCTTACTATTACGATCCGAGGATCGAGGACACCGCCGAAACTGACATGAGCAGAAGACAAGCTCGAAGAATATCTTGGGAGAAAGCCAAAGAGCACTACGAACAGATAAAGGGGCCGTTCGAACACTGTGCGAGTTTCGAAGAAGCAAAGAAATTTGCGTTTTACGAGACTTTGAAGAACTACATCGAAACCATGCCGGCACATTTGGAAGCGGAAAAACATTGGATAGAGACAGATCCAGAGCTCGAAAGGAAGGCCACGGTGGCCGAAGTGTTCGACAATCTCTACGTGACCCAGTTCTACCAAAGTTTGAGCTTGGGCATGCTCAGAAGATTGATGAGCAGTGTTCTGAAGGTGAGAAACGATGAAAAGCTTTCCAAGTTGAAGCAGCATGTGGATGAAATGTTTGAGAAAAAGATGGAATATTTGTATAAGAACCTGAACTACAGAGCGATTCCGATAAAAGATCTGGTGGCGATTCAACTTCTCGCAGGTTTGTACACGGCCAACCATCTTCAAGCCCAGGGAGGTTTTTGA
- a CDS encoding ABC transporter permease produces the protein MVLPLKKSVEELEEESSPLPIGTYWQLVRRKFLRHRLALFGLIALSCIVCLSVFGPLVASKAYDEMDLLNRFKPPLSAGYLFGTDELGRDVFVRIMYGGRISLFVGFTSALFSTGIGLLIGLLSGYLGGIVDRLLMRFVDVMLSIPLFPILLILTMVFGSGVKNTILVLTVFGWMGVSRLVRGVVLSLRENEYVMAARVLGTSRLKILFKHILPNVMPITIVSLTLNLSYAILAESSLSYLGLGIQPPTPSWGNMLQRAMNYILATGLERTVPWWLVFFPGFMIFITVLSVNFLGDGLRDALDPRFVSES, from the coding sequence ATGGTCTTGCCTTTGAAGAAGAGTGTTGAGGAGCTCGAAGAAGAGAGTTCACCACTCCCCATAGGCACCTACTGGCAATTGGTCAGAAGAAAATTCTTGCGGCACAGATTGGCGCTGTTCGGGCTCATCGCGCTCAGTTGCATCGTGTGTCTGAGCGTCTTTGGACCTCTGGTTGCATCCAAAGCCTACGATGAGATGGACCTTCTGAACAGGTTCAAACCACCCCTTTCGGCTGGATATCTCTTCGGAACGGATGAACTTGGTCGAGACGTCTTCGTGAGAATCATGTACGGTGGTAGAATCTCACTCTTTGTGGGTTTCACGTCGGCGCTTTTCTCGACTGGGATAGGTTTGTTGATCGGTTTACTCTCGGGATACCTCGGTGGGATCGTTGACAGATTGTTGATGCGCTTCGTCGATGTGATGCTGTCGATACCGCTCTTTCCAATTTTGCTGATCTTGACGATGGTCTTTGGCTCGGGTGTGAAGAACACGATCTTGGTCCTGACCGTCTTCGGTTGGATGGGTGTGTCACGGCTCGTGAGAGGGGTCGTTCTATCGCTGAGGGAGAACGAGTACGTCATGGCTGCGAGAGTGCTTGGAACGAGCAGGTTGAAGATACTCTTCAAACACATTCTTCCGAACGTGATGCCGATAACGATCGTTTCGCTGACGCTGAATCTGTCTTACGCAATCTTGGCCGAGTCTTCGTTGAGCTATCTCGGTCTGGGTATACAACCTCCGACACCTTCTTGGGGTAACATGCTCCAACGTGCCATGAACTACATTCTCGCGACGGGGCTCGAAAGAACTGTGCCGTGGTGGCTCGTGTTCTTCCCGGGCTTCATGATCTTCATAACCGTTTTGAGTGTGAACTTCTTGGGAGATGGGCTCAGGGATGCGCTCGATCCCAGGTTCGTGAGCGAGTCATGA
- a CDS encoding tripartite tricarboxylate transporter permease, with amino-acid sequence MAAVEYLMYGFKVVFEPANFFWLTLGSFLGTVIGMLPGLGPATGIALLLPLTFVMKPETALITMCAIFYGAMFGGSRSSILLNIPGDGSAVVSCFDGYPMTLKGEAEAALAISAIASFIGGLISSIAFVLLALPLARIALMFGPPEYFALMVLALTATASMSEGKVLKGLLSMALGLIVSMVGLDPQSGVSRFTFGNLELQGGIEFVVVIIGIYGLGEVLKNLEKIARSEALQPIKKKFGRIWISKEQWKRSVVPILRSTPIGFLIGILPGAGGTIAGLMAYNVEKRLSKEPERFGKGAIEGLAAPEAANNACSIGAILPTLTLGIPGSGTAAIMLGALMIYGLQPGPLLFEFYPEIGWGVVASFFVGNLIAAVINLPLAGLLVRILAVPPKILYPLITALCFIGVYAINLSVVDFYLLIMFGLLGYAMRKFDIPTAPMILASVVGRKFEQSFRQSLMLSHGDFSIFFKSAISVTLLILAVLSLVYPIVSGAIKKRRHTL; translated from the coding sequence ATGGCCGCAGTTGAATATTTGATGTACGGCTTCAAGGTCGTTTTCGAGCCGGCAAACTTCTTCTGGTTGACGCTTGGGAGTTTCTTGGGTACAGTGATCGGAATGCTTCCAGGTCTTGGCCCGGCGACAGGTATAGCTTTGCTTTTACCCTTGACGTTCGTCATGAAGCCAGAGACTGCCTTGATCACCATGTGTGCCATCTTTTATGGAGCGATGTTTGGTGGTTCTCGAAGTTCAATCCTTCTGAACATCCCAGGCGATGGTTCAGCCGTCGTTTCGTGTTTCGACGGCTATCCCATGACCTTGAAAGGAGAGGCGGAGGCTGCACTCGCCATCTCGGCGATAGCGTCGTTCATAGGTGGGTTGATATCATCCATAGCTTTCGTACTGTTGGCTCTACCACTCGCAAGGATCGCACTCATGTTTGGACCACCCGAATACTTCGCGCTGATGGTTCTCGCACTCACAGCAACGGCTTCGATGTCGGAAGGCAAGGTATTGAAAGGGCTTCTTTCCATGGCTCTGGGCTTGATCGTCTCAATGGTTGGGCTCGATCCTCAGTCTGGTGTTTCCAGATTCACTTTTGGAAATCTTGAGCTGCAAGGCGGTATAGAATTCGTCGTGGTGATCATAGGCATATACGGTTTGGGAGAGGTTTTGAAAAATTTGGAGAAGATAGCACGCTCAGAGGCACTACAACCCATCAAGAAGAAGTTTGGACGGATTTGGATCAGCAAAGAACAATGGAAACGCAGTGTTGTACCGATACTCAGATCAACACCCATAGGATTTCTGATAGGGATACTACCCGGCGCGGGTGGTACCATAGCCGGCCTTATGGCTTACAACGTTGAAAAAAGACTATCTAAAGAACCTGAAAGGTTTGGCAAAGGTGCCATCGAAGGTCTGGCCGCTCCAGAGGCTGCAAACAACGCTTGCTCGATCGGCGCAATACTTCCCACTCTCACGCTCGGTATTCCTGGTTCTGGCACTGCGGCGATCATGCTCGGCGCACTGATGATCTACGGTCTTCAGCCAGGACCACTTCTGTTCGAATTCTATCCAGAGATAGGATGGGGTGTCGTGGCGAGTTTCTTCGTTGGTAACCTTATAGCGGCGGTGATAAATTTGCCTCTGGCAGGTTTGCTGGTGAGGATTTTGGCGGTTCCACCGAAGATCCTCTATCCATTGATAACCGCGTTGTGTTTCATAGGAGTATACGCGATCAATTTGAGTGTCGTGGATTTCTATCTTCTCATAATGTTTGGCCTTCTGGGCTACGCGATGAGAAAGTTCGACATCCCGACAGCACCCATGATACTCGCCAGCGTCGTGGGAAGAAAGTTTGAACAATCCTTCAGGCAGTCTTTGATGCTCTCGCACGGTGATTTTTCGATTTTCTTCAAATCTGCTATATCGGTCACCTTGCTGATTTTGGCAGTTCTTTCACTCGTCTATCCCATCGTCTCAGGAGCTATCAAAAAGAGGCGTCACACGCTATAA